A genome region from Anolis carolinensis isolate JA03-04 chromosome 6, rAnoCar3.1.pri, whole genome shotgun sequence includes the following:
- the mturn gene encoding maturin: MDFQQLADVAEKWCSGNPFELIATEETERRMDFYADPGVSFYVLCPDNGCGENFHVWSESEDCLPFLQLAQDYISSCGKKTLHEILEKVLKSFRPLLGLPDVDDDAFEEYNADVEEEEAEADHQQMGVSQQ, from the exons ATGGATTTCCAGCAGCTGGCGGACGTTGCGGAGAAATGGTGCTCGGGCAACCCCTTCGAGCTCATCGCCACCGAAGAGACGGAGCGGAGGATGGACTTCTACGCCGACCCGGGCGTCTCCTTCTACGTCCTCTGCCCGGACAACGGCTGCGGGGAGAATTTC CACGTTTGGAGTGAAAGCGAGGACTGCTTGCCTTTCCTGCAATTGGCTCAGGACTACATTTCTTCTTGTGGTAAAAAGACGCTCCATGAAATACTGGAAAAAGTCCTCAAATCATTCAGACCT CTACTGGGGCTTCCAGATGTAGATGATGATGCATTTGAAGAATATAATGCAGAcgtggaagaagaagaagcagaagccgATCATCAGCAAATGGGTGTCAGTCAGCAGTAA